From a region of the Arachis ipaensis cultivar K30076 chromosome B09, Araip1.1, whole genome shotgun sequence genome:
- the LOC107615299 gene encoding uncharacterized protein LOC107615299 — MKRPRCVKDVQRLAGRLTALSRFLGASAAKALPIFNLMKKGIAFEWTPACEEAFKHFKEIISAPPVLGKPKNGEALYLYLAITDEALAAVLVREEGKIQQPIYFVSKALQGAELRYNKLEKLAYALLTSSRRLRQYFQGHQVIARMDQAICQVLQKPDLAYRMMTWAIKLSQYDLQYEPRNEIKAQAMADFLVEVTGGSTETPSIRWKLHVDGASNQTFGGAGIILENPTGVVYEQSVKFEFPINGTYQARGSLLQKYLEKVKELSKQFEEVTVQHVPKERNTRADLLSKLASTKPGTGNRSRIQGLVKELKVTLHLTQADSSWMDLITDFLESGKLPSNEKLAKMIRREAAKYAIIQGQLFKKGLSQPLLRCLHPDRTDYVLREVHEGCCGHHIGGKP; from the exons ATGAAGAGACCGAGATGTGTAAAAGATGTCCAGAGGTTGGCAGGAAGACTCACCGCACTATCCCGCTTCCTCGGTGCGTCAGCAGCTAAGGCCCTACCAAtcttcaacttgatgaagaaGGGGATAGCATTCGAGTGGACCCCGGCGTGTGAAGAAGCCTTCAAGCACTTCAAGGAGATAATCTCGGCACCACCTGTTCTCGGGAAGCCTAAGAACGGAGAAGCACTATACCTGTACTTGGCAATAACCGATGAGGCGCTGGCGGCGGTCTTGGTACGAGAGGAAGGAAAGATCCAGCAACCAATCTATTTTGTAAGTAAAGCACTACAAGGAGCGGAGCTGAGGTACAATAAGCTGGAGAAGCTAGCATATGCACTCCTGACCTCCTCCCGCAGGCTACGACAATACTTCCAAGGACACCAGGTAATTGCCAGGATGGATCAGGCAATCTGCCAGGTACTCCAGAAACCCGATCTGGCATACCGAATGATGACATGGGCTATCAAACTATCCCAGTACGACCTGCAATATGAACCCAGGAATGAGATTAAGGCTCAAGCCATGGCCGACTTCCTGGTAGAAGTAACAGGAGGCTCTACCGAGACACCGAGCAtacggtggaagctccatgtggacggagcctccaaccaaacgttcgGGGGAGCAGGGATCATCCTGGAAAATCCAACCGGAGTCGTATATGAGCAATCAGTCAAATTCGAATTCCCG ATCAATGGGACATACCAAGCTAGAGGTTCGCTATTGCAAAAATATTTGGAGAAAGTCAAAGAGTTGAGCAAGCAATTCGAGGAAGTCACAGTGCAGCACGTCCCGAAAGagaggaacacacgggcagacctcctatcAAAACTGGCGAGCACAAAGCCAGGAACGGGGAACCGATCTCGCATTCAAGGCTTGGTAAAAGAACTAAAAGTGACCTTGCATTTAACCCAGGCAGATTCCTCCTGGATGGACCTGATCACCGATTTCCTAGAAAGCGGAAAACTCCCCAGTAACGAAAAGTTGGCAAAGATGATAAGGAGGGAAGCGGCCAAGTATGCAATCATACAAGGCCAGTTGTTTAAGAAAGGGCTTAGCCAACCCCTATTGAGGTGTCTGCATCCCGACCGAACGGACTATGTGCTTAGGGAAGTCCACGAGGGATGTTGTGGCCACCACATCGGGGGAAAGCCTTAG
- the LOC107615298 gene encoding uncharacterized protein LOC107615298, with translation MRYDGTQDPQEHLMAFESRMNLEGVGDEVRCRAFPVTLAGPAIQWFNSLLQGSVTTFSDIGRAFLDQFTTRIAKAKHLINLLGVTEKTGEPTRKYLDRFNDECLEIDGLTDSVASLCLTNGLLNKDFRKYLTTKPMWTMQEIQNVDRKYITDEEVGQVVAANKQQPTYNHAC, from the coding sequence ATGAGGTACGATGGGACCCAAGACCCCCAAGAGCATCTAATGGCCTTTGAgtccaggatgaacctggaaggggtGGGTGACGAAGTCAGGTGTCGCGCCTTCCCTGTGACCTTAGCGGGACCGGCAATTCAGTGGTTCAATTCTCTCCTCCAAGGCTCCGTAACCACCTTTTCCGACATCGGTCGCGCCTTCCTGGATCAATTCACCACACGTATCGCTAAAGCAAAGCACCTGATCAACTTGCTCGGGGTGACAGAGAAAACTGGCGAACCGACTAGGAAGTACCTGGACAGGTTCAATGACGAGTGCTTGGAGATTGACGGTCTAACCGACTCGGTGGCCAGTTTGTGCTTAACGAACGGTTTGCTGAACAAGGATTTCAGAAAGTACCTCACCACCAAGCCCATGTGGACAATGCAAGAAATTCAAAACGTAGATAGGAAGTACATCACTGATGAGGAGGTTGGTCAGGTCGTGGCAGCCAACAAGCAGCAGCCCACCTACAACCATGCCTGCTAG